TTAAGCAGTGGGGACCGCCGGGGGAAAGGTAGCCATATGCCTTGCCGAATAAAAATCGGCGTGCATGAATGGCTTAACGAGGTGCCCGCTGTCCCCTCCCGCGGGCCGGTGAACCCGCATCCCGGTGTACAGACCGGGACGCCCCAACGGGGAGAGAAGACCCTGTGGAGCTTCACTGCAGCCTGGTCTTGTGGTACAGCTGGGGATGCAGAGGGTAGGCGGGAGCGATGTGGCCACCCTCCAGGGGGTGGCCGAAGCGACGATGGAACACCGCCCTTCTCCAGCTGTACCACTAACCGCTCCGGCGGGACAGGGCCAGGTGGGCAGTTTGGCTGGGGTGGCACGCCCCTGCAAAGGTATCAGGGGCGCCCTAAGGCGAGCTCAGGCGGGACAGAAACCCGCCGTAGAGGGCAAGGCCAAAAGCTCGCCTGACTGGATCCCTAAACGCGTGGGATCCAGGGGTGAAAGCCGGGCCTAGCGAACACTCGAGCCCTCTCGGTGAGGGCCGGGTACGACAAAAAAGTTACCCCAGGGGTAACGGAGCTGTGGCGGGCGAGAGTCCCCATCGGCCCCGCCGCTTGCTTCCCCGACGTCGGCACTGCCCATCCTGGGGGTGCAGCAGCCTCCAAGGGTGGGGATGTTCGCCCATTAAAGGGGAACGTGAGCTGGGTTCAGAACGTCGCGAGCCAGTTCGGTTTCTCCCTGTTGGGGCTGCAAGGCCGCCTGAGGGGAAGGGACCCTTAGTACGAAAGGAACGGGGTGTCGGGGCCTCCGGTGTACCGGTCGTCCGAAGGGGCGACGCCGGGTAGCCGCGCCCCAGCCGATAAGGGCTGAAAGCATCTAAGCCCGAAGCGGCCCCCGAAAATAGGCGGCCTCGCCCCTCGTGGGGTTAGGGCGCGGGTAGAAGACCCGTTCGATGGGGGGGTGGTGTAAGGCAGGAGCTTCGGCGGACTGCCTCAGCCTACCCCTCCCAAAGCCCGAGCGCATGCCAGCGCCGGCCGGCTAATTCTCGAACTATGCTGAGCGCTCAAATAGCGGGCCCGGCGGGACTCGAACCCGCGACCTTCGGCTCCGGAGGCCGACGCTCTGACCATGCTGAGCTACGGGCCCACAGTTATGCCCCCCGACTCAATGGGAGGGCCATTGAATAGGAAGCTCAGACTATTTAAATCCGAAACTCCATCGGGGGCATGATGATCGCCACTTAGGGCTCTGGAGTATGTGACTTTCAATTTCTTCTCCGGGATTCGGAACAATTATCGAAGATAAGCTTTCAATTTCTTTCTGGGATTCATCAAGAGCATCGGGGGCTATCCTGAAGCTAGCTATCCCTTTCAACTCCCTTTCCGGGATTCCAAGGTGTTGTAGTGAATGTTACTGATCTACCTGAGCTTTCAACTCCCTTTCCGGGATTCTCCCTTCGGCCCAAAGCATCTGAGGGAAACGCTGAAGCAGCTTTCAACTCCCTTTCCGGGATTCCGATGCTCTTCTTCCCCCTCTATACCCCTATCCCCTCTCCTATCGGTGATATTTTTGATACGCCTCCGCTGCTATACTACCTGCGCTCCAATTATATAAAGAGTAACGGAGGCACCCCGCTCGCACATAGTTAAAGAATGATCCGATATTGCATTAAATTTTCTCAATTCCGATGAATTTTGAAACAAAAGGTCGTAAACGAGATCGCTGAGCATCTCTCTTCTCTCAATCCTCCTCTCATCAGAGTATATTACGGCTCAAGGCTCTACCTTCCAAGAGCTTCTCGATATTGAGCACCACAAATTTGTGGTGCACTACCGACACGCGATAGCCGCAATTTGCCCCATCAAGCCTCCTATGTGGAACGATGGCCTTCAACGGGAGCTCTTATTATCGGACACAAGTCCGCCTTCGATAGTAAATCTCAGCAGGTAATTCATTTGCCTGTCGGTTCATTGAATCCCTCATCTAGCTCCCTTCCAATCTGAAGCCGTACTAATGCCCTCCCTATCGATCTTAATCGGATCCCGGCGGGAATTAACTATTTAAATGCTGAGAGCCAATTTTATTTGTGAGCTCACAGCTCAAGAGGAAGTTCCTGGAGCTTCTAAAGGAGGATGAGGAGTTCAGATATGCTGTAGCTGGGCTCCTGGGCCTAGAGGAGATTCTGAAAAGGCTCGATAGACATGAAGAGCAGCTCGTCAAGCTCAGAGAGGACATGAATAAGTTAAGGGAGGATATGAACAAGTTGAGGGAGGATATGAACAGGGGATTCGAGCTCATAGAGAGGAGGATATCGGCTCTGGGGGCGAGATGGGGACTTCAAACTGAGGAAGCTTTCAGGGAGGGTTTGAAGGGGATACTGGAGAGGGAGTTCGGTGTTAAAGTGGAGAGATGGATCAAGAGAGATGAGGAAGGGATCGTTTACGAGCATCCGAGCGATGTTGAGGTGGATGTCGCCGTTAAAGATGGAAAGACGATACTAATAGAGGTATCTTCGCATATAAAAGCATCAGATATCCCAATCTTCAGGAGGAAAGCTGAATTTTACAGGAGAGTAACTGGGGTAAGGGCTGAGAGGCTGGTAATAGTGACTCCATACGCGGATGAGAGGGCAGTTGAGATGGCGAGGGAGCTCGGGATAGAGATATACACGAAGGTATGAATTATTATTTCGCAATTCCTCGACACATAGTTATCGTTCGATCTCATCTTCTCCCCCATCATATACTCCGTCAGATGCAAAGCTCCCTTTTGAGCCCCTCTTCACTGCACTCAGCCTGAAAAGCTCCTCCGAACTTCCCGGAGCCAGGGGGGATCTAGATTTCCTGATATCTCCGTCTTCTATAGCGGACCCTATAAATCAATATAAAAATCGCCTCCAAGTGAGCTTCTGGAGGTCTCGATACGGAGGATTTTGTGGAATGCTCAAAAAATATAGGGAAAAGTGAAGTGGATGCTGCTGATCCGTTCCGGGGGGAATATCGAGAGTAAAATAGAGTTCGTATCAGTGAAGTAGACCGCGTATTGTGATAATTGTTGAAAGGGGCTCATTCCGAATAGGAAGTCTCGGTCGCCCCGAGTCTCACTTTCACTACGAGAGGCCTTGAAGTGGTTATGAAGGAGAGATCCAACGTCAACGTCCTCTCCTCCCCCGGTCCTATTATCTCGATAGGAGAGGTCCATAAGAAGGTAGAGACGGGCTCCTCATTCACATATATTTCAAGCCATCTGATGCTTATAGGATAGCTTCCCCCGTTTGAGATCGTCAGTGTAATATTATCTAAATCCCATTTATCGAAGAAGGGCCTCAATCCCACATTCTCTATCCTCAATTCTGGTCTCAGGGGTTCTATAGTGTAGGAATCTCTCACTAAGTTGGGTATCACGACATCCAGCTCGTGCTCTCTATCCAAATACTTCGGATCTATGAAGGAAGCGACGGGCTCTAAGCTAAGGCTCGAGATACCTCCGGGCTCAATTATCAAGGTCGATGGCGATAGGATGAACGATCTTCGGGAATCATCCAGATAGAGCTCGATATTCTCCGGGATCCCGCTCAAATATAAGGGGACATCTCCCTCATTCCTCACCTCAAGAGTGAGTTTTTCCAGCTTTAATGAGAAGGTGGAGGAGCTAAAACTTACTTCTTTTATCTTGAGCTCAGCCCTTGCTCCTTTTACCTCAAAGTTAATGCTATATAACTCCTCATCATGATAGAAAGCCTTTATCATGTAGCTTTTCGGCCCTATAATATTAGTGTAGGGATTGAAGGGAGTCAGATGGAGGTAAACTACCTCCTCCGGCTTACTCGCTACATAAGTGTCTATTAGCTCTCCCTCCTCCGTAAGGAGGCGGAAAGTTATTGGATAGTCGCTCGTTTTAAATGAGATCTTGAGGCATGGGTAGCCCTCATGATCGACTACCCCGACTCCTCTGACCTCGAATGATGGCTTATACGTCAGGGCCCCCGCTATCAGCAGTAAGAGGATTACCGCTGAGATTATGAGGAGGACCCTCCCGATGCTCATACGAAGATAGTCCAAATGTTTAATAAAAGGCTTCTTCCTATGGAAGGGTTCGAAGACGCATTTCACCCTATCTAGAATTTTAAAAAATGATAACCTGAAAGAGCTATAAGTAGAATCCGGTATCCTAAGTTCTCTATGCTCCAGTAGAGGAGGTCCGTTGTCGGGTAGTTAACATTTACTACCCGTTCCATCTCGGCCTTAGCCTCATTGATGGCTTTCAGGGGCAACGGGGCCCCCCTCATCCTGTGCATGCGCCCATTCGGTGCTACGTACCACCACATATCGGGCACAGAATGCGAGATCTCTCAATTTATAAATTTATCGTGTAGGTATATCCAGATAAGGTTATATAAAGTTAACTTTCTGGAAACTGCTGAGGAACCCTCTTCATAGCTCATAGAAGCGCTGAAAATATGGAGGAGTCTTGAGCCCCCCAGCGGATGAGGAGACTGGTTTAAAGCTCTAAGAGTTGAAAACTCCTGATTTCGGTCGAAGAGTAGCTAATGGATGGGTTAGAAGCTCCTCGCAGATGAGAACGCTGCTAGAGCTGTAATATCACTCAATATGGTGCCCAGCTGGAGCCACGATTCCTCTGGAGAGCTTTTGAAAGTAAATGAAGGACAGGGGGGAAGAGCTAACTGAAGAATCAGCTAGATGGGAGCCTCCTGCATTGGATTACCGTTGTTCATGACCCCATACAGATTGAGGCGTGTGGACGAGAGTCATTCGGATGAGGGAAGATATCAGATTTTGCGCTCTCAAATATCGAGGGGATAGGGAAGGCTAAATAAAAACTACTGCCTGACCCCGATGAAAAGCGGTTAAGGTATCTTCGCTCCCCTGAATTTCTCACTAGCTCGCATCCCCGCAACTCCCCAGTTCTCCATTGGGACCTCATTTATTATGATCTCGACGGCTTCAGCCGGTATCCCGAGCTCCGTGAAGACCCTCGTTATCCCCTCTATCACCTTCCTCTTTGAATCATCCGAAAAGCCTCTCCACACATTCACAATAACTACTGGCATACGTTAAAAGCCATAATCAGAATAAAAACCTTCTTATGGATTATCACTTCCCCTTGAATTCTGTGTAACCGCATCCCCCGCAGCTGTACCTATTCTCGTGCTCCGCCATGAAGCGGCCGCACCTTGGGCACTGCCTCCTCTTCCTCACCAGCTTACCCCCTTCCACCGAGTAGTACTTCCAAGCTTGGACGGGCTTATGCTTCAAGCAGCCTCCCCTCCTTCGTTCCTCCTCACTATATGCTTTGGCTCTATCATCAGAGCCATGGCCCTGCTGTGGTAGACCATAGCCATTATAGTTGCTTCCTCCTTCCCGTAATCCGTTGATATCCTCCTTATGAACACGTTGCTAGGCGCCTTCCCGAGCTGCCTAGCTAATATTTCCCTTATCTCCCTCCTGGAGGGTGTGCCTCCCTTGAACCTTATCCTAGCTACTACCTCCTCCCTCTGCAGCAGCGGGTTCTCCCTCCTCTTAACTAGCTCCAGTTCCATTTGCCCACCGGCTCACGGAGCCGTGCCCCTTTTTATATATTTCCATCAGAATCGGGAAGATGAATTGAGCTCAATATACCTTCAGAGCGTAAATTCCGGCTT
The sequence above is drawn from the Candidatus Korarchaeum cryptofilum OPF8 genome and encodes:
- a CDS encoding PD-(D/E)XK nuclease family protein — protein: MSSQLKRKFLELLKEDEEFRYAVAGLLGLEEILKRLDRHEEQLVKLREDMNKLREDMNKLREDMNRGFELIERRISALGARWGLQTEEAFREGLKGILEREFGVKVERWIKRDEEGIVYEHPSDVEVDVAVKDGKTILIEVSSHIKASDIPIFRRKAEFYRRVTGVRAERLVIVTPYADERAVEMARELGIEIYTKV
- a CDS encoding tautomerase family protein, with amino-acid sequence MPVVIVNVWRGFSDDSKRKVIEGITRVFTELGIPAEAVEIIINEVPMENWGVAGMRASEKFRGAKIP
- a CDS encoding 30S ribosomal protein S27ae yields the protein MKHKPVQAWKYYSVEGGKLVRKRRQCPRCGRFMAEHENRYSCGGCGYTEFKGK
- a CDS encoding 30S ribosomal protein S24e, which gives rise to MELELVKRRENPLLQREEVVARIRFKGGTPSRREIREILARQLGKAPSNVFIRRISTDYGKEEATIMAMVYHSRAMALMIEPKHIVRRNEGGEAA